In Desulfosudis oleivorans Hxd3, the DNA window TCAACGGCGTCAAAAACCCGGAAGGCGAGTGGTTTTGCTGCACGGTCGCCCAGGTCAAGGCGGCTATCATCGCCGTGCGCACCGGTCAACTCAACGAGGAAAACCGGTCCCTGGATTTTACCATGCGGCCCGAGCAGGAAGCAGCGGTAGAAAAAACGGCCGCCTACTTCACCGGCTGGCGCAAGGATAAGGGCAACCGGAATAAGCCGCCGCATTTTTTATGGAACTGCAAGATGCGCTTCGGCAAGACTTTTGCAGCCTATCAGTTGGCAAAAAAGATGGGCTGGCGCAAGGTGCTGGTGCTCACTTTCAAACCGGCGGTACAAAGCGCCTGGGAAGAGGATTTAAAGTGCCACGTGGATTTTGCGGGGTGGCAGTTTGTTGCTTCGCACGATTTGCATACTGACGGTGAACCGAAGATAAAACCGCCTTTGGTCTGTTTTGGTTCGTTTCAGGACTATCTGGGCCGCAACCCCGATACGGGCGGCATCAAGTCAAAGAACGAATGGGTTCACACCACCAACTGGGATTGCGTTATTCTGGACGAATACCACTACGGCGCCTGGCGGGAGACCGCCAAAGAGCTGTTTGAGGCCGAGGACAAGAAAGAGGTCGCGTTCGGTGTGGGGCAAGGCGCTGAGTTCCTGAAAGAGCGGGACGAAGAGATAGCCGACATCATGCCGATCACCACGAACGGTTATCTCTACCTGTCCGGCACGCCGTTTCGGGCAATTGCTTCCGGCGAATTCATCGAAGAGCAGATTTTCAACTGGACCTATTCCGATGAACAGCGGGCGAAAAGCGCCTGGAAGGGTCCGGGCAACCCATATGTCGCTTTGCCAAGGATGGTGTTGCTGACATACCAGCTTCCGGACGCGATTCGGGAAATCGCCATGCAGGGAGAGTTTAACGAGTTCGACCTGAATGTCTTTTTTTCCGCCGAGGGGATCGGCAACAAGGCCAAATTCAAGTACGCCAACGAGGTTCAGAAATGGCTTGACCTGATCCGGGGCGCGTTCCTGCCGACCAGCGTCGACAGCCTGAAACTCGGCGCGCGGAAGCCGCCGATGCCGTTCTCGGATGTGCGGCTGTTGGGCGTGCTTTCGCATTCCTTCTGGTTTTTGCCGAGCGTGGCGGCCTGTCACGCCATGCGCAATCTGCTGGCCAAAAGGCAGAACCGGTTCTACCACGACTACAAGGTCATCGTAGCGGCGGGGAACGCCGCCGGAATCGGCGTGGCGGCCCTGCCCCCGGTCCAGGAGGCAATGGACGATCCCCTGACCACCAAAACGATAACCCTTTCCTGCGGCAAGCTGACCACCGGCGTGACGGTCAAGCCGTGGACGGGGATTCTGATGCTGCGCAACGCATCTGTCCCGGAGACCTATTTTCAGGCGGCTTTCCGGGTGCAATCGCCCTGGACGGTGCGCAACCCGGACGGCGCGTCTCCCAACTCCGAGCAGATTATCAAGAAGGAATGTTATGTTTTTGACTTTGCGCCGGACCGGGCCTTGCGCCAGATTGCCGATTACAGTTGCCGGTTGAACGTCAACGAAGAGAACCAGGAAAAAAAGGTGGAGGAGTTTATCAGTTTCCTGCCGGTTCTGGCGTATGACGGCAGTTCCATGAAACAGATTGACGCTGCCGGGATTCTCGACATGGCCATGAGCGGCACAACGGCCACCCTGCTGGCCC includes these proteins:
- a CDS encoding GIY-YIG nuclease family protein produces the protein MSKAFFPPRPESRPTIYAYEDTHPQYAGLLKVGYTTVDAQKRVAQQYPTLRPGAPPYRIVLEEAAMRGDGTVFTDNDVHRMLRINGVKNPEGEWFCCTVAQVKAAIIAVRTGQLNEENRSLDFTMRPEQEAAVEKTAAYFTGWRKDKGNRNKPPHFLWNCKMRFGKTFAAYQLAKKMGWRKVLVLTFKPAVQSAWEEDLKCHVDFAGWQFVASHDLHTDGEPKIKPPLVCFGSFQDYLGRNPDTGGIKSKNEWVHTTNWDCVILDEYHYGAWRETAKELFEAEDKKEVAFGVGQGAEFLKERDEEIADIMPITTNGYLYLSGTPFRAIASGEFIEEQIFNWTYSDEQRAKSAWKGPGNPYVALPRMVLLTYQLPDAIREIAMQGEFNEFDLNVFFSAEGIGNKAKFKYANEVQKWLDLIRGAFLPTSVDSLKLGARKPPMPFSDVRLLGVLSHSFWFLPSVAACHAMRNLLAKRQNRFYHDYKVIVAAGNAAGIGVAALPPVQEAMDDPLTTKTITLSCGKLTTGVTVKPWTGILMLRNASVPETYFQAAFRVQSPWTVRNPDGASPNSEQIIKKECYVFDFAPDRALRQIADYSCRLNVNEENQEKKVEEFISFLPVLAYDGSSMKQIDAAGILDMAMSGTTATLLARRWESALLVNVDNDTLHRLMDNKKAMEALMSIEGFRTLNQDIETIINKSEAVKKARKEANDQELSAQQKKELSQEEKEYKSRRKQIQEKIIKFATRIPIFMYLTDFRERTLKDVITQLEPGLFKKVTGLTVTDFELLVSLGLFNSALMNDAIYKFKRYEDASLSYIGIYKHEGEDIGLYDTVITRKDATGIFENIPVNPLIPPSS